ATGACATTTGCTTGAGCAGCTGCTAGGTTCTTAACCATGTCATACTTCTCCTGAATCTTGTTGGTTTCAAGATATTTCCTTTCTACCTCTACCCTCCTTTCCTGAGCATCCAAAAGTCCATTCACATCTCCAACCAACTTCTCATAGCTCTCCCGTAGCTTCTTCTTCTCTTGTGTCAAGTCATGAACAACAAATGAATGCAAAAGATTTTCCTCAGTCCTGTCTCTCCTACTTTGTTCGTACATAAACCATAACTTGGCTAATGCATTCTCAAGGGTGTTGGGCCAAGCTAGATCAATCCATTCAACTAATCCACAATTTCTACCTTCCTGAACAAAATCAGAAttaatataaacaaaaacattagaATGCTTCCAAGCAACACTATTTAATTACTATCCTCAAATTTAGAGCTTGAGCTTGCTAGCTAAAGAGAGGACTACTTAAACATGTCGTCATGCTACTTAAACAATGTTGTCCTGCTATAAAGTAAACAGAATCAATCAAATGACCTAACATGTCATACTAAACAAGTTGCATCCTCTGTCCTGCTCCAGTAACCCATGCATATTCTATCTTAAATTATTAATAGCATGCTACACTAAACAAAGTGACCTAACTTAACAATGTTGCCAGACCAAGGGGAAAATATGCTGCCAGAGTAAGCAATTGCTTCTGATCCATTTTCCTAACTAAACAATACAACTAAACTTAACACTAAACTGCAATGCCTGCCTCCACAGTACAGATCGAGAGAAAACAAAGGCAGAGCACAAACAAAGGCAGATCCAGAGAAAACAAATCACAATATACCTTCTCAGCACAGCAAAGAAACCTCCTGCCAGTGTGGATTCCTTCGAAAGCAACACGCCTTTCTGCGGCCTTCCCATGTTCATTGCAGAGAACAAGCAACTCCGTTTCAGGTCCCTCGAAATCGGAGTCTTCAGTGGTAGCAGGGATCTGTAGTGCATAGGAATACCAGAGATTTGATCCACATGTCAGCAAATAAGCTCATTCAAGAAATCCTCCAAATCACAAACCCTAACCTTAAAAATCTGAACTTACCTTAATTCTGCCGTCGTCAGAACCTGAGTTGACGTACTCCACGGTGTGCTCACTGCTATCGGACCCATCGCTCCAGGACACCATTGCGACGCAGCAGGGGCGCGGCGACGCGGCTGCGGGTGCGGCGACCAAAGCAGAGGAGCAAGACAGAGGAGGAGTGAGCGAGAGAGCAGCGAGACAGAGTGGGGAGTGGGGAGTGGGGGTAGCACCGACCGGTCTTTTGACCGGTCCATCAAACAGAGGCATACGGCGCCGTCAAACGCCGTCTAACGGCTGTCGGGACAGCCGACGGTGCCACGTACACAAAaaagggccccacctgtcataaacaaGCTTAACTGACCCCGATCCGCCGATCAGTGCTTTCTGTAAAAAAGATTACGAAAGATAtggtgttttctgcaaaaaaatgTATTGTAGTGATTTTCACaaaccttgccttcaaagtgatggttttgtgcaatttactcATCTGACGGTGGCGACGAGAGAGCACGCGTCGCCACCCCGCCGACGTGTGTCCGAGTCCCACAATTTCTATATGAGCGTCGTACCGTATCTAACTCGAAACCCAATCCTGTGTCCGACTCCGACTGCAGCTCCTTTTCTTGTCCGACCGCAGCTCCGCACCCTCCTTTTATATACGCCTCTGCGCCGCTTATAGCAACACAATTACAACAAGAGATCTCTAATCTAACAAGTCAACAAGAGATCAAGATCGAGATATGCACCGTGGGCGCATCGCCGTGAACCCGGCCGCCGGCATGGTCGCCATGTTTCCACCGCCGCCGCGGCGCTTCAACTTCAACCACATGTTTCCCGTGCAGGTGGTGCAGCCCCCGCCGTTTACCTTCCACGCTGCTCCCCTGCCGCCGGTACAGCCGGAGCTGCCGGTCCAGGTGCGCCCTGTGTGGGCGGGGAACTTCAACGAAGAGTGGGCCTACCTCCAGAGCTTCGCCGCGTGCGCCCGCTACATCGCTGTCGACGTGCACTACCCTGGAGTCGTCCACGCCGCCGACCAGGACCTCAGCAGCCTGCCGGTGGAGCACCGCTACGCGCTCATGAAGGCCAACGTGGACGGCCTCAAGCCGCTCCAGGTCGGCATCGCCGTCTGCGACCACCAAGGCCAGCAGGTCGCCTGGGAGTTCAACCTCCGCGACTTCTGCCGCCTCGCCGACCCGCACGACGCCAAGGCCCTCGACTACCTCGCCCGCCGCGGCCTCGACCTCGACACGCTCCGCAACCACGGCGTCGACGCCTACATGCTCGGCGCGCTGCTCATGGGCTCCGGCCTCATCGGTGCCGGGCACGGGCGGCCGCTGTCGTGGGTCACCCACGCCGGTGCCTACCACGTGGCGTACCTCCTCAAGATTGTCACGGGCGGCGCCCCGCTGCCGCACGACGTGGCCGGGTTCCTCGGCGCCATGCGGTACTACCTCGGCCAGCAGGTCTACGACGTCGCCACGATGGCGGCCAACTGCACGGGCATGCCGGTGGGGCTGGACCACATCGCCACTAACCTGCGCATCCATCTGCCGTGGGGGAGCCCTCGCCTCGCAGGCGCCGCCGGCGTGCGCGCGCTTCTGGCCTTCAGGATTTTGAAGGACGGGCGGTTCGGTGGCAACGTGGAGAGGTTCCGAGGCCTGCTTCAGGGCCTGCAGcattagttcttcttccacggtcgATCACAATCACACACGAGCAACGTCCTTGGTCAAGAATTCGAATGTGCAACGGACTCATGCTGCCCGCCGGTTATTCAGAAGATTGTTATTACTGCTACAGTTTTATATACTTGTCAAGCGCTtgtttttctcatcaaaacttccaGTCAAGGTTCTAGTGATGCGTGATGTATTTTGTCGTAATAATTCGCAATACTTATACTTGAGTAATATGTATAAACAACCGTCAACCGTGTACCTTCTATTGTGTGTGTATTTTCTTAAGTCAACCGTGTACTTTCTATTGTGTGTGTATTTTCTTAAGGCATCTCCAACACCAGATATTGTATTTGTCTATGGTCATGTTCGTAGATAGTGATATGAAGAGCCGGTCATACAACGCTTACCGTAAACCTTCATCCGTAATACAAATAGATTCAGACATAATTCATGCAAAGACAACAGAATTCATGCGAACGGACATAAATTCGATATATTTTATATAAACCGAATGATATTTCGTCCGTTCAACTAAAACCTAAACTAATTTGTAGCGGACGGCGACGGATGTGTCCCAATCTTGACGAGTTCCCCGTCGTGCAAAAGGATAAATATTCTAATACATACATTTCAAAATGATAAATTACTTGAATAATGTAAAAACCGTGAATTTGAAAATGTTAATGCAATGTAAAAATATTGTTAGCGTAGTTATAAAATATGTTGATATCACTCAAGAAATGTATGTGATATTTAAACATTATTCATTTCAAAAAGATGCACGTGAAATATTTTTATAGTGTGAAAAATATGTTTCTGTAATTTAAAAAATAATTCATACCATTGAAAAAAAGGTCCACTGCATTTTAAAAATGCTCACACATTTCAAAAGATGTctgtgacatttaaaaaatgttactgtaTGATGTAAAAAAATGACCCTGTAgtttgaaaaatgttccctatcatTCAATAAAAAAGTATcaccatgtatttgaaaaatggtcAACACATATCAAAAATATATTCAAAATGATGTATTTCCAAAAATATTAATCATATAattgaaaaatgttcaatgtgtattaaaATAATATTTCTGATATACACAAAAAATGTACAACTTGTGTTGCATAAAATAGGCATGTATTATAAAACATAAAATGGAAGAAAAAAACCAAAGAAAATCAAGGAAAAATTGATAGAAAACCGATAGAAACGTTGTTTTTCCTTTTAGATCATTTGTAGTTCAGAAgattattattactactacagtGTTATTATATACTTATAGGTCGAGAGTTTGTTTTTCTCATCGCAAAAAAAATTATTTGATTTTCCTTTTAGTAGTATTCAAAACTTCCAGTCAAGGTTTTAGTGATGCGTGATGTATTTGTAGTAATAATTCGCAATACTTACTTGAGTAGTATATATAAACATCTGTCAACCGTGTACCTTCTAAACAAATACAAGCATTGTATTCTATTATGTGTGTATTttcttagggcatcttcaacgctgGATATAGTATTTGTTTATGGACGTGTCTGCGAAAAGTGATACGAAGAGCCGGCCATTCAAAGTTAACCGTAAACCTTTGTCCGTAATAAAAATAGATTCAGACATAATTCATGCAAAGATGGCATAATTCATGCAAACAGACATAAATTGGATATATTTTATATAAACTGAATGATATTTCATTCGTTCAATTAAAACCTAAACTAATTTGTAGCAGACGGTGACCTCGTAGGCCTGGCCGGGTTGGGAACGAATATATATGGGGTCAGGTGGGCCAGTGTGAGCCGGGTCCGACGTGGCAGGTGCACCCGGGTGCCCTCATATCCAGTGGGCTGGATATGGAGGGTGCCAGTAAGCCTAGACATTTGAGATCCGTTTGAGATATCCGTCTGGGTTGAAAAAATATGACTGGTCAATGATTGAGCTGTCCTCCCAGACATATGAGGCGAGTTTGATGCGTCCGGCCGTAGATGCTCTTATATTGTGGGACTCGGAGGGAGTAGCATGGAGCGGAGGGAGTGCATGCACGTATGTTTGTAGCTGGCtaggcacgcatgcatgcatgtgcctGTCACGCCCTTGGGACAGACAGAATCGACGGCGGCTAGCCGAGTAGCAGGTAGGGGAAAGGGGAATCGGAGCtgaggaagaaagagagagagcACAGGAGAAGATAATAGAAAGCGAGGGGCTAGAATGATTTCAATTTCAAACTTCATACCGTACAGCACGCTACTCGCTCACTTATATACCGCGGCTTACAACCCAACACTCGGCCCACCGGCCCATACATCACGCGACCCAAAAGCCCCTTGGTCATCTTTTAAACTCTTCACGCCTTTGCCGCTGCGATCGCCTCTGTACTTGACTCCTTGTCACTTACAGTACCCGCCCTGAAGAACCAGCGT
The Triticum dicoccoides isolate Atlit2015 ecotype Zavitan chromosome 3A, WEW_v2.0, whole genome shotgun sequence genome window above contains:
- the LOC119272779 gene encoding probable CCR4-associated factor 1 homolog 11, whose protein sequence is MHRGRIAVNPAAGMVAMFPPPPRRFNFNHMFPVQVVQPPPFTFHAAPLPPVQPELPVQVRPVWAGNFNEEWAYLQSFAACARYIAVDVHYPGVVHAADQDLSSLPVEHRYALMKANVDGLKPLQVGIAVCDHQGQQVAWEFNLRDFCRLADPHDAKALDYLARRGLDLDTLRNHGVDAYMLGALLMGSGLIGAGHGRPLSWVTHAGAYHVAYLLKIVTGGAPLPHDVAGFLGAMRYYLGQQVYDVATMAANCTGMPVGLDHIATNLRIHLPWGSPRLAGAAGVRALLAFRILKDGRFGGNVERFRGLLQGLQH